From a region of the Impatiens glandulifera chromosome 4, dImpGla2.1, whole genome shotgun sequence genome:
- the LOC124936108 gene encoding remorin 4.2-like → MLSLQRDHDQDHYDDDHDDEEAVIREIHALTPPHPPSAPIRHHQSSTPSMASGASSENFTSISREFNALVLAGSNLESDRTNDIANLMRIREEIDDHHEETNPLAIVLDNNNNHNNPAVASPARGGRASSTTTRQVVQSSNQLVSVQMVKREEVESKISAWQNAKMAKVNNRFKREDAVISGWENEQVQKASSWMKKVERRLEEKRAKAMEKMENDVAKAHRKAEERRASAEAKRGTKVARILDVANLMRTVGRAPAKKSFF, encoded by the exons ATGTTAAGTCTTCAAAGGGATCATGATCAAGATCACtatgatgatgatcatgatgatgaagaagctGTGATAAGAGAAATCCATGCTTTAACACCTCCACACCCACCATCGGCTCCAATCCGCCATCATCAATCTTCGACACCCTCCATGGCTAGTGGAGCATCGAGTGAGAACTTCACAAGCATTAGTAGAGAATTCAACGCTTTAGTATTGGCAGGATCAAACTTGGAAAGTGATAGAACAAATGATATTGCTAACTTGATGAGGATAAGAGAGGAGATTGATGATCATCATGAGGAAACTAATCCTCTTGCAATTGTACTCGATAACAACAACAATCACAACAATCCTGCGGTTGCATCGCCTGCTAGGGGTGGTCGGGCGAGTAGTACCACTACTCGTCAAGTTGTTCAATCGAGTAACCAACTTGTATCGGTGCAGATGGTGAAGAGGGAAGAAGTTGAATCGAAGATATCGGCTTGGCAGAATGCGAAAATGGCGAAAGTTAATAATAGGTTCAAGAGGGAGGATGCTGTTATTAGTGGTTGGGAAAACGAGCAAGTTCAGAAAGCCTCATCTTGGATGAAAAAAGTCGAG AGGAGGCTGGAGGAGAAGAGGGCAAAAGCGATGGAGAAGATGGAAAACGACGTGGCGAAAGCGCATAGAAAAGCCGAGGAAAGAAGAGCATCGGCCGAAGCCAAGCGAGGAACCAAAGTTGCGAGGATTCTTGATGTTGCTAATCTCATGAGAACTGTGGGAAGAGCTCCTGCTAAGAAGTCTTTTTTCTAA
- the LOC124936109 gene encoding uncharacterized protein LOC124936109, translating into MASRLQQLQSKACQATQFLMKNGTAYHKQLLEQNKQYIQDPPTVETCNLLAKQLLYTRLASIPNRCESFRKEFDFVKHAWKNRQELKVEDIGVATLFGVECFAWYCAGEIVGRGFTITGYYP; encoded by the exons ATGGCTTCAAGGTTGCAACAACTTCAGTCAAAGGCATGTCAAGCTACACAGTTTTTGATGAAGAATGGAACTGCTTATCACAAGCAATTGTTGGAGCAAAACAAGCAGTACATTCAAGATCCACCTACTGTAGAGACCTGCAACTTGTTAGCCAAACAGTTGCTCTACACTCGCCTTGCTAG TATTCCTAACCGTTGCGAGTCATTCCGGAAGGAATTTGATTTCGTGAAGCACGCGTGGAAAAACAGGCAGGAATTGAAAGTTGAGGATATCGGAGTTGCGACCCTCTTTGGAGTAGAGTGCTTTGCATGGTATTGTGCTGGTGAGATTGTCGGAAGGGGATTCACCATCACCGGTTACTATCCTTGA